TCGTTTGCGGAAAAAATGCGCATCCGCAGCTGCCCGACCGAAGAATATCTCGGGCTCATATTCGTCTACTTCGGCGACGGCGCGCCACCGCCGCTGCCGCGCTATGCCGATTTCGAGAAAGATAATTTATGGGCGGAAACCTACGTGCGCCCGTGCAACTACGTCAACAACTTGGAAAACGATCCGATCCACATTCCCTTCACCCACCGCGAATCGGAATTCTACATGAACCGGCCGCCAGAGATTCCCGATATCAGCGTCGAAGAAAGCGAATGGGGAGTGCTGTTGCAATCGACGTTTCCCAGCGGCCGGCTCTACATCACGCAGCATGGCTTGCCGAACATTCTGTGCTTTCGCGAGCGCGACCGCGATCACCTCGCCTGGCGCGTGCCCATCGACGACAACAGTCATTGCAGTTTCCAGCTTGACGTGACGCACATCACTGAAGGCGAAGAAGGCGAAGCCTATAAAAACCGCCACAAAGCCCGCGAAGGCAAACTCGGCCGTTCGCCCAAAGAAATCGGCGAAGCGGTCTTGCGCGGCGAACTGCGCATTCAAGATATAGACGGGCTCGAGCGCTCAAACATCGTCTGGATCCAAGACTACGCGACACAAGTCGGCCAAGGCGAGCTCGATCTGAGAAAAAAAGAAATGCTCGGCCGCTCCGACCGCGCCCTGATCCTGATCAGAAAAATCTGGGAGCGCGAGCTGCAAGCGTTGGCAGAAGACAAACCGCTCAAGCAATGGCAGCGCAGCGAACGGCTGGCGGGACTGCATTCAAGCGCGAACGATTGACTGCAACGATGAGCAAACACTTGCGCTCCGTAAATCTTAGTCCGAATTCCGATTCTCTCCCCCTCGACGGGGGAGAGTTAGAGTGGGGGTGCGACGCACCTTGCACTGCGGCAAATCTGTTCGCTTTGAAAAACAACCGCAGCGAAGCTGCGCCAAATTTGGAGGTTAACCAATGAAACTGACTCTCGACAAAGCCAATATCATCGCCGATCAAACCCTCGCCAAAGCACGCGAGGCGAAATATCGTCCCATGTGCGTCGCGGTGTTGGACGACGGCGGCTGCTTGAAAGTGCTCAAACGCGAAGATGCCGCCAGCATCCTGCGCCCGGACATCGCCATCGGCAAAGCCTGGGGCGCCGTCGGCATGGGCGAATCGAGCCGTTCGTTGAGCGAACGGTTAAAAGAGCGGCCGGCATTTCTCGGCGCGCTATCGGTGATGTCCCAAGGCAAGGTCGTGCCGGTGGCCGGCGGCGTACTGATCATGGACGGTGCTGAGATAATCGGCGCCGTCGGCGTCAGCGG
This window of the Deltaproteobacteria bacterium genome carries:
- a CDS encoding heme-binding protein, which produces MKLTLDKANIIADQTLAKAREAKYRPMCVAVLDDGGCLKVLKREDAASILRPDIAIGKAWGAVGMGESSRSLSERLKERPAFLGALSVMSQGKVVPVAGGVLIMDGAEIIGAVGVSGGTADEDEDCAIAGIKAAGLVAKS